In Solanum pennellii chromosome 7, SPENNV200, the following are encoded in one genomic region:
- the LOC107026223 gene encoding uncharacterized protein LOC107026223: MAASTRRSSGPVIRSLSPAGKFYSPSQRNSSFSSTSSAFASSTSGFTTGSHAILDRSTSPNRVNLYSSRSSSPASSVRFSLERSTSPSRSIAALNRNHVVQNRSQKKSCMCSPTTHPGSFRCSLHKNKSGSGSTGSGTAATYSPNQLILRRSAMTNSLVRIGTVEGDLVKRALAALIRPSSHQQRRRADFQRRPSRLSVMSKADDSYFLIRLAGLLKHQLRTLLGTILDRT, translated from the exons ATGGCGGCTTCTACTCGGAGGTCAAGCGGACCGGTAATCCGTTCACTTTCACCGGCCGGGAAGTTCTATTCACCTAGCCAGAGGAACTCGTCGTTTTCGTCGACGTCTTCTGCTTTTGCTTCATCAACTTCCGGTTTTACTACCGGTTCACATGCAATTCTCGACAGATCTACGTCTCCGAATCGTGTGAATTTATACAGCTCTAGGTCGTCGTCTCCGGCGTCCTCTGTGCGGTTCTCTTTGGAACGTTCAACGTCACCGAGCCGGTCTATTGCTGCGTTGAACCGGAACCACGTGGTGCAGAACCGGAGTCAGAAGAAGTCGTGTATGTGCTCACCGACGACACATCCAGGTTCGTTCCGATGTAGTCTACATAAGAATAAAAGTGGTTCAGGTTCAACTGGTAGCGGTACGGCGGCTACCTACAGTCCAAATCAGTTGATTTTGAGGCGGTCCGCTATGACGAACTCGCTCGTGAGAATCGGTACGGTAGAAGGTGATTTGGTCAAAAGAGCTTTGGCAGCTTTGATTCGTCCTTCATCTCATCAACAACGCCGACGTGCTGATTTCCAGCGTAGACCTAGCCGGCTCTCCGTCATGTCCAAAGCCGATGACTC GTATTTTTTAATTCGTTTGGCGGGACTCttaaaacatcaattaaggACATTACTGGGGACCATTTTGGACAGAACTTGA